In Toxotes jaculatrix isolate fToxJac2 chromosome 12, fToxJac2.pri, whole genome shotgun sequence, the following are encoded in one genomic region:
- the LOC121190966 gene encoding fibroin heavy chain-like isoform X2, protein MARGTVATYLHGVLLLALWKPSLQGGVYIPAGAGGGVGAGLGAGAGPGTGFGPGGTGTGFGPGGTGTGFQPGGGAGPGGAGAGLGSFGPGGGGGYGGQGPGGVGPGGVGPGGVGPGGVGPGGLGPGGVVPGGVGPGGVGPGGVGPGGVGPGGVGPGGVGPGGVGPGGFRPSTFGPGGLGVVPGGVSAGGKPPKTGGYGGRGGITGGFGAGQGAGGVGGGLGLGGPVSGGFGPGGVGPGGYGTGPGGVGPGYGGLGAGGLGGGTLGAGGLGTGRGQGAGGLGAGTGYGPGGGYGGFGGGYGPGGVSQYPGTGGIGPKPPKTSGAGTSLGGTGYGPGGAGVGPGGAGVGPGGAGFGPGGAGFGPGGAGFGPGGTGFGPGGTGFGPGGAGVGPGGAGVGPGGAGVGPGGTGVGPGGAGVGPGGAGVGPGGAGVGPGGAGFGPGGAGVGPGGVPFLPQTGTTGLGPGGKSGGKASKQVPGIGVPGLYQGGLVPGQGFGGRGVLPGVATGSGLGPQTGAGVLGQGGTGPGGAGNGRGQLLPGVFRGYPLISPKSGAGKSKNPAKAAAKYGGAGAGGGALGQGGALGVGAGRLPGGGPGVTPGFGGGVGTGGGPGAVPGFGGGVGTGVGPGTVPGFGGGVGTGVGPGTVPGFGGGVGTGGGPGVASGIPGLGFGPGSAKARKYGQPGGIGTGVAGGLGGGGPGGGAGVGLSTGLGPGTGIGTGGPGGGYGFGPGGVGTVATGGLGGGVPGGGVGFGTGVGPGSGVGFGPGGAGTGPGGIGPGGAGAGPGGAGYGPGRTGYGPGGTGTGLGGAGTGPGGYDASAKARKYGMLSGALGGTGTSTGGVRPGGAVTAVGPGGVGPGGAGTGVGPGGVGPGGAGTGYGPGVGVGPGGVGTGYGPGGVGPGGVGTGFGPGGVGPGSVATGYGPGGVGPGGTGTGYGPGGGVGPGGAGYGPGGYAGAKARKYGLPGGVGGALGAGGLGVGVGPGSGLGVGGGVPGRGVGLTTGGGPGAGLGTSGIPGSGVVTGGGPGGFGPGSAGGYPGGPKSLKYGLPGGGGAPGSGLNGRFGGPAAGGYGPGTGGALGTGRPGFGPGGFGPGGYGPGVGAVPGTGYGPGAGYGTGYGAGLKPAKYGYGTPGSKAAKYGQPGGVTPGVGTGTGTDASVNGTSTGSGTGTTAGPSGGRLGGAGSTQAPASEGDSATGSVIEGSGSPGVEGGTSSAGRPVGTGRDGEGLSGTGIPILAAKPGLNGTDVPGSGGDLSSGTLPGARPLKPPGVPRGDTPGEGDGEGGPDGERVGTRVTGGGPGGVGGGPTSAAGVGGVSGGVTGVGRGDSPAAGTGVGPEGATGGVGGTPKPPKAYRPDGTVAGGVSGGPGGVGAGPGGVGAGPGGVGAGPGGVGAGPGGVGAGPGGIGVGPGGVGAGPGGVGVGPGGVGVGPGGVGVGPGGAGLVPGAGGASGVGTGALKPGKSYGAGGAGVLPGGGIRYPTGAGVGQGTGKLGKAYGTLGAGGLGGVGHGGYGTGPGGYGAGPGGYGAGPGGYGAVPGGYGAGPGGYGARGIGGGPGGAGTLGVGGGGIGPGGTGGGVGGGVGPGGIGGGLGGYGGGVGPGGSRYGTGPGLGTGTGKPPKSYGAGADGTRVGPGGYGTGPGGIGSGPGGFGPGAGSYGTGGTGPGGYGPSSAGTGLGGVGARPGGFGPGGVGPGGVGTGPGSYGPGGAGAIPGVYTAAGQGLGTRKPPKTGYGSSSLGGAQGVVPGGTGTGPGRYGPGGVGPGGVGTGTGGFGPGGVGTGTGGFGPGGVGTGTGGFGPGGFGTGTGGFGPGGVGTGTGGFGPGGVGTGTGGLGPGGVGTGTGGFGPGGIGTGTGGFGPAGQGLGKQKPSKTAGALGGRAGAGPGGVGAGPGGAGPGGYGPAGTGTGPFGYGPGGAGPGGYGPGGAGPGGYGPGGAGTGGYGPGGPGIGPGIGPGGFRPGGAGGYGPGGQALGTRKPSKSGYGSSLGGTGYGPGGGVGRLPGVGTGGITGGGTGSVAGGTGAGGPAGTGLGVGVGGLPGGAGPGFGGTAGGGYPGYAGAGQKSKAQKAAKYAAMQALLGAGGYRGAGCQGKFCGRRRK, encoded by the exons ATGGCGAGAGGGACGGTGGCCACATACCTACATGGAGTCCTTCTCCTGGCTCTGTGGAAACCATCACTGCAAGGAG GTGTATACATACCTGCCGGAGCTGGTGGAGGAGTTGGAGCTGGCTTAGGAGCAGGTGCAGGACCTGGAACTGGATTTGGACCAGGAGGTACTGGAACAGGATTTGGTCCTGGAGGAACAGGGACTGGATTTCAAcctggtggaggagctggaccAGGAGGAGCTGGTGCTGGTCTAGGGAGTTTTGGaccaggaggtggag GGGGCTATGGTGGTCAAGGACCAGGAGGAGTTGGACCGGGAGGAGTCGGACCAGGAGGTGTTGGACCGGGAGGAGTCGGACCAGGAGGGCTCGGACCAGGAGGCGTTGTACCTGGAGGAGTTGGACCAGGAGGAGTCGGACCGGGAGGGGTCGGACCAGGGGGTGTTGGACCTGGAGGAGTCGGACCAGGGGGTGTTGGACCTGGAGGAGTTGGACCAGGAGGGTTCAGGCCCAGCACCTTTGGTCCAGGCGGACTGGGAGTCGTACCTGGAGGTGTCAGCGCTG GTGGAAAGCCTCCAAAAACAG GTGGCTACGGTGGTCGTGGAGGAATAACTGGAGGGTTTGGAGCAGGACAGGGAGCTGGAGGTGTGGGAGGAGGACTGGGACTGGGCGGTCCTGTGTCAGGTGGCTTCGGACCAGGTGGTGTCGGGCCCGGAGGCTACGGAACTGGGCCTGGAGGAGTTGGACCAG GATATGGAGGCCTTGGGGCAGGAGGTTTGGGTGGGGGAACGCTTGGAGCAGGAGGCCTCGGGACTGGCAGAGGTCAGGGAGCtggagggctgggtgctggAACAGGTTACGGACCTGGAG GAGGATATGGGGGCTTCGGAGGTGGTTATGGACCAGGTGGTGTTAGTCAATACCCAGGAACTGGTGGAATTGGTCCTAAGCCTCCTAAAACAA GTGGGGCTGGAACATCACTTGGAGGAACAGGTTATGGGCCTGGTGGTGCAGGGGTTGGGCCTGGTGGAGCAGGAGTTGGGCCTGGTGGTGCAGGGTTTGGGCCTGGTGGTGCAGGGTTTGGGCCTGGTGGTGCAGGGTTTGGGCCTGGTGGTACAGGATTTGGGCCTGGTGGAACAGGATTTGGGCCTGGTGGAGCAGGAGTTGGGCCTGGTGGTGCGGGAGTTGGACCTGGTGGTGCGGGAGTTGGGCCTGGTGGAACGGGAGTTGGGCCTGGTGGAGCAGGAGTTGGTCCTGGTGGTGCAGGAGTTGGACCTGGTGGAGCAGGAGTTGGACCTGGTGGAGCAGGATTTGGGCCTGGTGGTGCAGGAGTTGGGCCTGGTGGAG TTCCGTTTCTTCCACAGACTGGTACTACCGGGCTAGGACCTGGAGGGAAAAGTGGTGGTAAAGCATCAAAACAGGTTCCAG GAATTGGGGTGCCTGGGCTCTACCAAGGTGGTCTTGTACCGGGCCAAG GTTTTGGAGGCCGTGGTGTTCTCCCTGGAGTGGCCACAGGATCTGGACTTGGGCCCCAGACTG GGGCTGGAGTACTTGGCCAGGGGGGTACTGGACCAGGAGGAGCAGGCA ATGGTCGTGGACAGCTATTGCCAGGGGTTTTTCGTGGCTACCCTCTCATATCACCAAAATCAG GGGCAGGCAAATCAAAGAATCCAGCCAAAGCTGCAGCTAAATACG gtggagctggagctggaggaggtgcACTTGGTCAAGGTGGCGCTTTAGGGGTTGGCGCTGGAAGGCTCCCTGGAGGAGGGCCAGGGgtcacacctggatttggagGTGGAGTTGGAACAGGAGGTGGACCTGGGGCTGTACCTGGATTTGGAGGTGGAGTTGGAACAGGAGTTGGACCTGGAACTGTACCTGGATTTGGAGGTGGAGTTGGAACAGGAGTTGGACCTGGAACTGTACCTGGATTTGGAGGTGGAGTTGGAACAGGTGGTGGTCCTGGAGTAGCCAGCGGCATACCTGGTTTGG GTTTCGGCCCTGGCTCAGCCAAAGCACGCAAATATG GTCAACCAGGTGGTATAGGCACTGGTGTAGCTGGAGGccttggaggaggaggaccaggtggaggagctggagttGGCCTCAGCACAGGACTGGGGCCTGGCACTGGCATTGGGACAGGTGGGCCAGGAGGTGGCTATGGTTTTGGTCCAGGTGGTGTAGGCACTGTTGCAACTGGAGGCCTTGGAGGTGGAGTACCAGGAGGAGGAGTTGGCTTCGGCACAGGTGTGGGGCCTGGCTCTGGGGTTGGTTTTGGTCCAGGTGGTGCTGGCACTGGGCCAGGTGGCATTGGTCCTGGTGGCGCTGGTGCTGGCCCCGGAGGAGCTGGTTATGGTCCCGGTAGAACTGGGTACGGACCTGGTGGCACTGGAACAGGATTAGGAGGAGCAGGAACAGGCCCTGGAG GGTATGATGCCAGTGCCAAAGCTCGTAAATATG GCATGTTAAGCGGAGCACTTGGAGGTACAGGAACAAGTACTGGTGGAGTCAGGCCTGGTGGTGCTGTTACTGCTGTTGGACCTGGTGGAGTTGGACCTGGTGGTGCTGGTACTGGTGTTGGACCAGGTGGAGTTGGACCTGGTGGTGCTGGTACAGGCTATGGACCTGGGGTTGGAGTTGGACCTGGTGGTGTTGGTACAGGATATGGGCCTGGTGGAGTTGGACCAGGAGGTGTTGGCACAGGCTTCGGACCAGGTGGAGTTGGACCTGGCAGTGTTGCTACAGGCTATGGACCAGGTGGTGTTGGGCCAGGTGGTACTGGTACTGGCTATGGACCTGGAGGAGGAGTTGGACCTGGTGGTGCTGGCTATGGACCTGGAG GTTATGCTGGTGCCAAAGCCCGCAAATATG gtctgCCTGGAGGTGTTGGAGGTGCCCTAGGGGCAGGGGGACTTGGTGTCGGAGTTGGTCCAGGTTCTGGGCTCGGAGTAGGGGGAGGGGTCCCAGGAAGAGGTGTTGGACTAACGACTGGTGGTGGACCTGGAGCAGGATTGGGAACCAGTGGGATACCTGGTTCTGGTGTTGTAACGGGAGGTGGACCAGGAGGCTTTGGACCAGGCAGTGCTGGAG GATATCCTGGGGGACCCAAGTCTCTCAAATACG GGCTTCCTGGTGGTGGCGGAGCTCCAGGATCTGGTCTGAATGGAAGATTTGGTGgcccagcagcaggtgggtATGGCCCTGGGACCGGAGGAGCACTTGGGACTGGAAGACCAGGATTTGGACCTGGTGGTTTTGGGCCTGGCGGATATGGGCCTGGAGTTGGAGCTGTGCCTGGTACTGGTTATGGACCAGGGGCTGGATATGGAACAG GCTATGGAGCTGGATTAAAACCTGCTAAATACG GTTATGGTACACCTGGATCTAAAGCTGCTAAGTACG GGCAACCTGGTGGAGTTACACCTGGTGTAGGAACAGGGACTGGCACTGATGCTTCAGTCAATGGCACCAGCACTGGCAGTGGCACAGGGACAACAGCTGGACCCAGTG GAGGACGACTTGGAGGAGCAGGAAGCACACAAGCTCCAGCATCAGAAG GTGATAGTGCCACTGGCAGTGTGATAGAAGGGTCTGGAAGTCCTGGAGTTGAAG GAGGTACTAGCTCAGCCGGCAGACCAGTGGGAACAGGCCGTGATGGGGAAGGCTTGAGTGGGACAGGAATCCCCATCCTTGCAGCAAAACCAG GACTCAATGGGACTGACGTTCCAG GTTCTGGTGGTGACCTGTCAAGTGGGACACTGCCTGGAGCCAGACCTCTCAAACCCCCAG gtgtcccCAGAGGTGACACACCAGgtgaaggagatggagagggaggtcCTGATGGTGAGAGAGTTGGTACAAGAGTCACAGGCGGAGGACCgggaggagtaggaggaggtCCTACCAGTGCAGCAGGAGTAGGTGGAGTTTCAGGTGGTGTAACAGGTGTGGGAAGAGGAGACAGTCCTGCGGCTGGAACTGGAGTTGGACCAGAAGGTGCAACTGGTGGAGTTGGGGGAACACCAAAACCACCCAAAG caTACAGACCTGATGGGACTGTGGCAGGAGGTGTAAGTGGTGGACCTGGAGGAGTTGGAGCCGGTCCTGGGGGAGTCGGTGCTGGTCCTGGTGGAGTTGGAGCTGGTCCTGGTGGAGTTGGAGCTGGTCCTGGAGGAGTTGGAGCTGGTCCTGGGGGAATTGGAGTCGGTCCTGGGGGAGTCGGAGCTGGTCCAGGAGGAGTTGGAGTGGGTCCTGGAGGAGTTGGAGTGGGTCCTGGAGGAGTTGGAGTTGGTCCTGGGGGAGCAGGCTTGGTACCTGGGGCTGGTGGGGCCAGTGGAGTAGGAACAGGAGCCCTTAAACCTGGAAAAA GCTATGGTGCTGGTGGAGCCGGAGTTTTACCAGGTGGAG gtaTACGTTACCCAACTGGAGCTGGAGTAGGACAGGGAACAGGAAAACTGGGCAAAG CATATGGAACTCTAGGAGCAGGAGGCCTAGGTGGAGTCGGACATGGTGGCTATGGTACTGGCCCAGGAGGTTATGGTGCAGGACCTGGAGGTTACGGGGCTGGCCCGGGCGGCTATGGTGCTGTGCCTGGTGGATATGGAGCTGGGCCTGGAGGATATGGAGCCAGAGGCATTGGTGGTGGTCCTGGGGGTGCTGGAACGCTCGGAGTTGGAGGGGGTGGAATTGGTCCTGGAGGTACAGGTGGAGGCGTAGGAGGAGGAGTAGGCCCTGGTGGAATTGGCGGTGGACTGGggggatacggtggtggtgtgGGTCCTGGTG GTTCAAGATATGGCACAGGTCCAGGACTGGGCACCGGCACTGGCAAACCACCAAAAA GTTATGGAGCAGGAGCTGATGGTACTCGGGTTGGGCCTGGTGGCTATGGGACTGGACCAGGTGGAATTGGTTCTGGTCCAGGAGGTTTTGGCCCTGGTGCTGGTAGTTATGGAACTGGTGGCACTGGACCAGGTGGTTATGGGCCCAGCAGTGCCGGGACAGGACTCGGTGGAGTCGGAGCCAGGCCAGGTGGTTTTGGGCCAGGTGGTGTTGGACCCGGTGGTGTTGGCACAGGACCAGGCAGCTATGGACCTGGTGGAGCAGGGGCAATTCCTGGTGTTTACACTGCTGCAGGTCAAGGACTGGGGACAAGAAAGCCACCCAAAACAG GCTACGGATCATCCTCACTGGGTGGAGCTCAAG GGGTTGTACCTGGTGGGACAGGCACTGGACCTGGCAGATATGGGCCTGGAGGCGTTGGACCTGGTGGTGTGGGCACAGGAACAGGAGGCTTTGGACCTGGTGGTGTTGGCACAGGAACTGGAGGCTTTGGACCTGGTGGTGTTGGCACAGGAACCGGAGGCTTTGGACCTGGTGGTTTTGGCACAGGAACAGGAGGCTTTGGACCAGGTGGTGTTGGCACAGGAACAGGAGGCTTTGGACCTGGTGGTGTTGGCACAGGAACAGGAGGCCTTGGACCAGGTGGTGTTGGCACAGGAACAGGAGGTTTCGGACCAGGTGGCATTGGAACAGGGACAGGAGGCTTTGGACCAGCAGGGCAAGGAttaggaaaacaaaaaccttctAAAACTG CAGGAGCATTAGGAGGACGTGCAGGGGCTGGTCCTGGTGGAGTCGGAGCTGGACCTGGAGGCGCTGGCCCTGGAGGATATGGTCCAGCTGGAACTGGAACTGGTCCTTTTGGTTATGGGCCTGGGGGTGCTGGACCTGGTGGTTATGgcccaggaggagctggacctGGTGGTTATGGCCCCGGAGGTGCTGGAACTGGAGGCTATGGCCCAGGAGGACCTGGAATTGGACCTGGAATTGGACCTGGGGGTTTTAGACCAGGTGGGGCTGGAGGATATGGACCTGGTGGCCAAGCACTTGGGACAAGGAAGCCTTCTAAATCAGGTTATGGCTCGTCATTGGGTGGAACTGGCTATGGACCAG GCGGTGGAGTAGGAAGGCTTCCTGGTGTGGGAACAGGAGGAATCACTGGAGGTGGCACAG GCAGTGTAGCAGGAGGAACAGGGGCAGGAGGTCCTGCAGGAACAGGCCTGGGAGTAGGTGTGGGCGGCTTACCAG